AGCGTgcaataaagaaagaaagaagcctTGCAGAATTGATTTGGAGATGGTAAATTGGAAGACAAGGCAGAAAATTTGCGTCACATGTTATTGTGTGGCGTGCCTTTCGGGGAGAGCTCTTGGCTTGGAGCAGTGGTCCGCTGTGGCAGATCAGTGATACGCTCAATTTTCTCAACCGCGTTATATAAGCTCGGCGGTAGCGGCGTCTTACATTTGCGTGCGGGATAAACGGAGCGCCGAAACCAGTTGTAATGTTTGAGATTGCACAGACAGGCGAGAAACAGATTCTGTCGTCTGTGAGAAGCAGCTCAGCAACAAGTAGATTAAAACGGTAAACAGCaaggtttctgttttaaagacatggGAACACTTTATACGTTTGGATCATATGCTGCATGATTTCTTTTGTGCTCACAGGATGCAGGATGGACCACAGAACCAAATGGTGTTTAGTTATTtaaggtagcatctcactgggttgcAGCTGCTGGAGACTACTTGGTCCCTGTTTTGCTAGAAACCAGGCAAATCTTCCATTGTAGTCTCGCTGAATTCTGTGTTTGCCACCAAGTGACTAGCGTGCCGTTTGAGCTCTAGCCTCtttgaaaatgacagaaactaaactgagaagagttCGGGACTTCCTGCAACAACTTTGACTATTTGGAGAGGAAATTTGTCACAAATTGTTTCGTACATGCTCAGCTTGAACGCCTCTCCGACTCACGGGAGGAAACAGAAACGTTTCAAGGCAATCTGGAGGCTCCCTCGCGCATATTGTTTGCCAAAAAGTCACCAACAGTCGCCGCCCAGTGAGGCACTACCttcagagagaaaaatatatCATATTTTAACAGTTGTTTTCTATTAGTAGTTAATGTTGTAATACTCATTAGGTTCTTCTGATTGGGATTTGGCAAAGAGAACAATTTGATTGAAATCACCCTTTATCCAGACAAGTAGAAGCGTATAACAAATAACAGTCACACACATTCAGACTCTGGCCCTTGTTAATTGTTGGTTTTGTTCGTTAGCTGAAAGAAAAGGGGGATCAGGACTGTTATTTGATATCATAGGAGAACAGGAAGAAGTCCACAGCTAATTACCTTTTTTCTCCACTTGGAACATCCAGGAAGACGGCTGCAGTTCAAGCCCGAAACTTTACAGCTGACTTCAACCCTGGATGTGTCCTAAGGCTTTCGGCCGGGCAACGGTGACTGTTCTGAGCATGACCTCATAGTGTTAGACAAGAGGAATGCAGTGAAAAAGGGTAGCAACAGGGAGGCTAAATATAACCAGATGCTCGGTTTGAGATCTGCTACATTGTTACCTCAGGTAACATTTGGTTGTTTCTGACTGGGGAACACTTAAAGAACAAATGTACAGCTCTAATATTATTGTTCCAGGGTTTAGGCTAAATAAAGACAGTGTTCCCTCATTTTAGGACTTTTAGTTCAGCTCCTAAACAGGAATTTACCACATTCATACATTAAATCAAACAGAGTGTACTCTTATTCTagaggcacttttttttttccttcccaccGCTCTTCTTCAGCGCTGACCTAAATCCAGTTTAGGATGTGTACACACCTAACTCTTGGAGGTTTtaacaaagtcttttttttttttcctcttttctttttgcagatggatctgagggagaggaggaaacgGAGCAAGACAAACACTCAGCAGAGGAAACGAAGAGGACAAAAccagaaaagaggaaaagaggaacAGAGCAAAGCGATAaagccaagaagaagaagaaggatggTGGCCAGGTTGGGCCCTCTTGATTGATACAGGAAAATGTATTAAGTGAATGTGAAAAATCTGTATTCACGTTTAACTgtaaaatcagtcagttttacctcGAGAGGAAAATTCTGTCagtgtgtctgtttttgatGACATTTGTTTTCTATTAAAACACAAGTGCTGCTGTATTAAAGCTGAATTGGAGCTATGCACGTAAACACTGACTGTTTATGTAAGTTTAACAGCTTTGCTCTTTTTTCATTTCTACACTTTCTGGTAATTAGAATAAACCAGACGTCACCCTGTTATCCTGTAAGGTTCATAGTGTTAGGATGCTGTGTCATTGTGTTTATATAAAATCTGTCAACTAGTGTGTATTGTTGTTACATTTTGCCTAAAGTGTGTGCTCTTTGGGTcctgttttcaaagaaaaagggcctaatttctcaacagaaagaaacaaaggatCAAGAGTCAGACAAGcctaaaaagaagagaaaggtGAGTGTGGCGCCACCTGCTGTTGTAACAAGGAACAGCTGTTTTGTGGTACTCTTTGAGTTGCGCGTCGcttgaaaataatttgtttttcagaagaagaagaaaacgatTACAGACGTCTTGGCCACCTCGGCGCCGAAGCCGGGCTGTCCAGCCGACCTGCAGGATCTGCTCACACGTTACTTCTCAGACAAGCGCTCGGTGATCGAGCAGGAGGAGCTCCAACTGCAGGGTGAGTGGGAGCTGCTCACCGTCCGGAGTGCGAGCTCAGTCGATATCTGCCGAGTCACCCGTGTCACCTCGAGGTCACCGCAtgtcctcccccccccctcgcAGACTCCTGTTTCCTGTCCGGTAACGACCTGACGCACAGCCTCTCCTCTTATCTGAAACAAGGTGAGCGATGTTCTGACCTCGCCGGATGTTTCCGTCCACACTCACACGTTTGACTttgattgccttttttttttgctctcttaAGTTTGTCCCAAGTGGGCGAAGCTCCAGAAGCAGCACACAGAAAAGAGTTCAGCGGCCGTCCTCATCGTCTGCAGCTCCGCTCTCCGAACCATCGAGCTCATCAAGTAAGTGACGACCCAGCGATGCCTGACCTGCTTTGGTTTCAGCTAAAATGATaacatttcttgtttcttttgcaGACAGCTGACTGCTTTCAAGGGCGAAGCGAAAGCCGTGAAACTTTTTGCGAAACACATCAAGGTAGCAGCTT
This genomic stretch from Kryptolebias marmoratus isolate JLee-2015 linkage group LG6, ASM164957v2, whole genome shotgun sequence harbors:
- the cmss1 gene encoding protein CMSS1 isoform X1 encodes the protein MGDDLGDEWWAHEDGSEGEEETEQDKHSAEETKRTKPEKRKRGTEQSDKAKKKKKDGGQKKGLISQQKETKDQESDKPKKKRKKKKKTITDVLATSAPKPGCPADLQDLLTRYFSDKRSVIEQEELQLQDSCFLSGNDLTHSLSSYLKQVCPKWAKLQKQHTEKSSAAVLIVCSSALRTIELIKQLTAFKGEAKAVKLFAKHIKIEEQVKLLQKGVTHIGVGTPGRIGALIEREGLSLQSLRYLILDWNWRDQKLRRMVDIPEIKLDLMKLLESVILTACKEHKVKIGLF
- the cmss1 gene encoding protein CMSS1 isoform X2; the encoded protein is MGDDLGDEWWAHEDGSEGEEETEQDKHSAEETKRTKPEKRKRGTEQSDKAKKKKKDGGQKKGLISQQKETKDQESDKPKKKRKKKKTITDVLATSAPKPGCPADLQDLLTRYFSDKRSVIEQEELQLQDSCFLSGNDLTHSLSSYLKQVCPKWAKLQKQHTEKSSAAVLIVCSSALRTIELIKQLTAFKGEAKAVKLFAKHIKIEEQVKLLQKGVTHIGVGTPGRIGALIEREGLSLQSLRYLILDWNWRDQKLRRMVDIPEIKLDLMKLLESVILTACKEHKVKIGLF